Part of the Amblyraja radiata isolate CabotCenter1 chromosome 34, sAmbRad1.1.pri, whole genome shotgun sequence genome, gaaaatataaacgaTTTGGATATTTAAATGATTTGGGTTTATAAATAATTGGtgggttgattagtaagtttgcagacaagaCAAACATTGGGCAATTTACAAACCCAGCCTATGAGTATGTTAAACCAACCCTTACATAACCCGGGAAATCCCTGTATACGGTACAACatggtggtacagcagtagagctgctgattacagcgccaggggcccgggttcaatcctgtctgtgggtactgtctgcactaaagatcttatagcggaagggtctgtttccgcgttgtatctaaaGTGTAAAGGAGGCTCATTGTGATAATGTATGACAATAATGGGGCACTGGGACGAAGGCAAACATGCTGACAGATTGAGAGTGAGAGTTGTCATGATTAACTGGAAGAGAGAATAGTGCAGTAAAGGTCCACTCTGTCAGTGAATCACGAAGGTTTGTGTCCTGATAACCAAAGGTAACTTAATTGTGAATAACTGTCAGAAAATTTAAGGCTTCAGGAAAATGAGGTTCAGCTATTTATACTTTTCATCTGCATATCAATGCACAAAGGTTATTATTTCACTCACCTTTCTGGCTTTTATTAGCACATGTTGAATCCATGTTTTGTGGAAAGGAGACTCCGTGGATCAAACGCATGAAAAACTTTATTTGATGAATTTGAAATAACAAAATATAccaagggaaaaataaatcactcAGTCTTTTGCTTTTTCCTACAAACAATACGACAAAGTTTCTTCAGTGTTCCAACCACCAACACAGTGAGCAGGAGTAACACAGACAACAGAAAGATCATCACATCTACACAATAGTAAGCGTACCAGGGGAGTCGGTGGGATTCTGAGCGCAAATGCCCCGCTCCTTTGTGTCGGGCAACGTACTCAACCCAGAAAACGGCTCTCTCCATTGGCGACTCTGGCTGGTCCCGATGGAGAGCAGAGAGTCTCTTCATGTTGTCCCCATAAGATGCGCCGTTTATCACCTCGTTGAGTGCCTGCAACAGATCTGTGGAATGCATGGTTGCAATGTTGATCACTTTTGCTGCTCCTCGGGTTTCGAGCTTGAGTAAATTGTCAAACTGGTCAAAAAGCAGAGGCATTCCGACCACTGGCACCCCATGGTAGATGGCTTCATAAATGCCATTGGTGCCTCCGTGTGAAACAAACGTTCGTGTGTTGGGGTGACCCAGCAGATCGTTCTGAGGGATCCATTTTGACAGCAGTGTATTATTCCCTATATTGGGAGGGGTCTCACCATCATATCTCCAGATAACCTTCTGGGGAATTTGAGATAAAGCTTCTGCTATTTTCATTGTAATCTCCATTGGCAAGGAATTGACAATAGAACCCAATGACATTACAACAAGTCCATGTTTCCCTGAGCTTTGGACAAACTCCTCAAACTCTGCTGCTAGAGgccgtgctggtttacactggaagCCTCCGATGTACACAATGTTTGGCATGGTGGGTCTTGGGAATTCAAACACAAAATCCACCCTCATCAGCCATACATCAGCTCTGAGGAGAATCGACTTGATGTCCGTGTCTGGTCCCAGATACCGATGGCAGATTTCATTATAAAGTGGATGTATCAAAAACTCTGAACTAAAGTGTTGAAAGAGACTATGAATTACATTTTCTGTTCTTTGGAAAAAATCCATTTTGTCTGTGAGCAGTGAGCCCTGGAGTGGGACGTAGGAAAGTGGTGAAGGGGCAGTGAGAAAATGGGCTTCCCCACTGATCTGCCATCGAACGTTGTACACCAGCGGTACTTTTAAATAATACGCAAGCATTGGCCCAGTACCAAATATAGGATCTGTGAGTATTAGGTCaaagtttgcattttcaaattgaTTCAACAAGGTTTTGTTTTCAAAAATCGCCATGTTAAAATGTTGGTAAATTCTATGTACATTGTACATAAATGTAACCATTAGGTTTTGTAACATTATGTTTCCCCATAGTGTGTGACTATTCTGTAACCTGTCCAGCGACATTAGCACAAATGTTTCCATCACTTCTTTCCTTGAAAGTGCTTCAATGTTTTCTTGTGCTTGAACTATGATGGTTTGATACAGATCGGGACTCTCCTTGATGTACCAGGTTGCGGAGTGACATAGCACAGTGATGTTGTGGCCGCGAAGGTTCAGCTCTTCCATTAGAATTTTCATATTGATCCAGTGACTTCCATCAACAGGCACGACCAATATTCTAGCTGCTTGGGTAATTGGACAAGACAGGGCGAAGATGATACCGAGAATAAATATGACATTTGATCTGCTTTTCCATCCAAGACCACCCATGTTGAGGAAAGATGATCACACTGACCCTGTGGTAGAATTGACCAGAAATGTTGGTAAGTGACAAACATTGgcaaaaaggaaaacaaaatgccggagtacctcagcacatcaagtctactctgccattcaatcatggcttatctatcgtgccctctcaaccccatactcaTGCCGCCGCCCTCTTGACTCCCGAAACATTAATTGTTTCCATTCACCAGCGAtggtgcttgacctgctgagttagtccaccatcggtttcttccctcatcccaaagacatgcggatttgtagtTAATTGGCGTCTCtatattgcctctagtgtgtagagaaTGGATCGGAAATTGTGATAATACAGAACAAGCGTGAATGAGTCATCGATGGTCAggttggactcaatgggccgaagggattaTGTCCTTGCTGCATCTCAAGGGTGTTGTCTCGATAATTGTGGGGGTTAGCGGGTTTGTTGTAGACGTCAGCGGATAATGTGTCCCCTCGTGGTGATTTTGATGAAATGAAAGGGTTCGGCATAGGTGGAGCAGGCAGCTCCGATGCTGTCGTCAatgtggagaaagagttggggggatggtgccagtgtacgttTCGTTCAAGGACTGTTTGACATATACAACAAAAATAACAGGCATAGCTGGAGCCCATGCAGTGCCAAAGGACTTTAAACTTttgagagacagcgtggaaacaggtccatcagtcCACCGAGGCTGCGCAGACCAGTGACCACTTTGGACAATTCACATTttatagatgccaattaacctacaaacctgcacatctgtggaGAGTTtggtagtcacggggagaacgtacaaactccgtactgacagcacccgtagtcagcatcaaacccaggtctctagtgctgcgccaccgcgctgccCCTGAATTGAGGAATTTGGAGATGAGATTTATGGGGCCGGCGCAGGCAGaaccaatgggtctgccagggctgtGCTGTTTGTGGATTATGGGATGaacacaagacacaaaatgctggtgtaacacagcgggacgggcagcatctctggagagacggaatgggtgacgtttctgggtcgagttccttcttcagactgagagtcgggagagggagacaagagatatagatggtgatgtagagagatgtaaaaCAAATGATATAGaggtatgcaaaaaaataacgatggaagggtaaggtgtgaacacgAGACATCAAAGAGGACGGATATCAAGGAAACAGGTTGTATGGGATTAGGGAACTGTAACATTGGAGTCTGTGCATGAGTCCGTGGCGTCATGTCCAATGCCTAGGTGTGAGAGCTGGGCTGGCACCTGGCCTCAGCACGGAAGGACGGAGTGGGTTCGCGATTAAGCTAGTTTACAACAGCAATAC contains:
- the LOC116991752 gene encoding UDP-glucuronosyltransferase 2C1-like, whose amino-acid sequence is MGGLGWKSRSNVIFILGIIFALSCPITQAARILVVPVDGSHWINMKILMEELNLRGHNITVLCHSATWYIKESPDLYQTIIVQAQENIEALSRKEVMETFVLMSLDRLQNSHTLWGNIMLQNLMVTFMYNVHRIYQHFNMAIFENKTLLNQFENANFDLILTDPIFGTGPMLAYYLKVPLVYNVRWQISGEAHFLTAPSPLSYVPLQGSLLTDKMDFFQRTENVIHSLFQHFSSEFLIHPLYNEICHRYLGPDTDIKSILLRADVWLMRVDFVFEFPRPTMPNIVYIGGFQCKPARPLAAEFEEFVQSSGKHGLVVMSLGSIVNSLPMEITMKIAEALSQIPQKVIWRYDGETPPNIGNNTLLSKWIPQNDLLGHPNTRTFVSHGGTNGIYEAIYHGVPVVGMPLLFDQFDNLLKLETRGAAKVINIATMHSTDLLQALNEVINGASYGDNMKRLSALHRDQPESPMERAVFWVEYVARHKGAGHLRSESHRLPWYAYYCVDVMIFLLSVLLLLTVLVVGTLKKLCRIVCRKKQKTE